Part of the Triticum urartu cultivar G1812 chromosome 2, Tu2.1, whole genome shotgun sequence genome, GGGTCGGCGTCCGACGTCGGCGGCCAGATCGGCATCGTCACCGACGTAACCACCGTGCTCGACCTGGTCGACTTCGACAAAAGCGGCATGGCTACCAAGGTCATCAGGGGCATGTCCCCGTCTAGCCTGTGGCGCGTCAGGAGGCTCAGCCTTGGCGACTTTGTCGTGTCCGGGCCGTGGCTCGGTCGGGTCGTGGAGGTGTCAGTCGACGTCGATGTGCTGTTCGATGACGGAGCGGTCTGCAGGGTCACCGACGCCGAGTCCAAGACGCTAACAAGAGTGGGTGATGCCATGGACGGCAACCACATGTATCGCCAGCAAGAGAATAGTCGCTTCTACCCGGGTCTCCGCGTCAGTGCGCTAGACCCTTGTTCCCTCTTCAAGGCAGCATTGTGGCTTAATGGCTACTGGAATCTTAACCGTATAGCAGGCACTGTCGTCAACGTGAAGACGTCTACCGCCCTCGTCTATTGGATTGCGTCGATGCATTATGGCACAGACAAGGGCCTCGTCGATGCATCCGCTCCTCCAGCATACCAGAATGCGGATGATCTTACGTTCTTCAGTGCCGCATCCCATTGTTGTTGGGGGGTAGCCGATGCCTGCTTTTTTCGTGAACctagttccaccaaaatcgacgATGCTAATGGGGATGCAGCTTGTGCTAATGATCAAGATGCCGATggcaaggaggaggagggggaggatgTGATTGGTCACGAGTGTGAAGCACCAACTGCTGATGTCTTACGGTCCACAAAGGAGATGGATGTGAGGTTTTATCAGAAACAGCTGAGGAAGGTCTTCTTTGAGGGCCATAGACGGTCGCGACGCCCACAAGTCAGGAGGCATGTTGAGGTGGAGTTTCCCATGGTTGTTGCCAGGACTCGTACCTCTGTCGACGTGTTGTGGCAGGACGGCACGCGACAACATGGTAGACGTTCATCGACAGTCATCCCCTTTGGCATAGTAAATGAGCATGAGTTCTTCCCGGTGGAGCAAGTCGTTGCCAATGTTCTTCCAGTTGATGCTGCTGGAGATCACATTGTTGATGATGGAACTAGAtccacaaagcgtgtgggtgtcgTCAGGAGCCTGCATTCCAAGGACCAGACGGTTCGCGTGTCGTGGTTCAAGGCAGCGGTGTGCCCTGACGAGGCTAGGGAGGTCGAGTGCGACGATACGGTGAGCACGTATGACCTAAAAAGGGACTCTGGCCACTCTGCTTACTACGGAGATATTGTCATTCGCCTCCTACCATCAAGATCACCCAACGACAACACTGCACCTTTACGGGGCAACACCGATCTTTCATGGGTGGGACGTGTTATTGACATTCCTAGTGGGTACGTCCAAGTCAAGTGGGGTGATGGTAACATATCAATGGTATATATTTTCTATTAGTACTCTACGAGTCTTTTTTTTTTGACTCAACTCTACTCATTAGTTGTTGTtgaattttattttttttgcgAATTTAGTTGTTGTTGAATTGATTGGATGTGTGATGTAGGTATTGCCCAATGAGATCCTTGTCGTTAGAGAGGAATACTACATGGATCTGTGGACTGAAATGGGCCAGTGGGTGGAGGACGATGGCGTCGACGATGCACCAAAAGAACCGGCTGTTGCGAACATGGTATATACCCATCCTTCTAACACTGCGCACTTCGAGAAACAATGGGGACGTGCTTCGGGTTGTACTAACCTGCGGGCATCAATTTTTTTTTAACCTACTTGCTAGACGCATATTTTTATACTGAAACTTTAGACCTCTTACAATTTATACAACATCACTTGCATGTATTCATCTCAATTGATGCGGCATATGTATCCTCTGATTTTAGGACGATGGTCTGCAGAATCCAGCCAGCGATAGCGACGTCGAAGGCGACAACCAGCCAGCAAAGAATACAAGTTTTTTGGGTTTTGCATTTCAGTCTTTGCTCCAATTGACCGGTGACATGGTGGCCCGAGGTAAAGGATACCTGGTGAACCGGCTGCCAATACCGTCGTCATCAGGAAGCAGAGAGTTATCAACGGCCACTAAAGATGATAGCATTGGTGCTGCTGCAATGGAGACCATCAATGCTGCCGTGGCAAGGAATGTTGTGGAGCTGAATGGCAACGGCCACGATTTTGCCGAGGGGAAGGCTGCAGACGCTACCAGTTGTTGCAACATATCATTACGCTTTCCACGTTTCGATGTACTGCAAATCACCCCTCCGGATCACCACTACCTTGACACTACGGATGAGGTAACTATAGTTTTATAATTTTTTGTGGCACTGACGGTAGTACTATATACTAGTTTTATTATAAATTGAAGAAGAAAGAAAATCATTAAGGCCCCGTTTGGTAGCTCAGTTTTTTCTAAGTATTATAGGAATACTGCAGTTTTCTCAATTACTACGGTTTTAATTACTGTGACCTGTTTGGCGACCCAAAAAAATATGATATTTATAACTGCAGTATTGCCAAAACTGCAGTATTTCCTCCGTATTAAAAAAAGAACCTCCGACTTCTTTTTTAGAAACAGAGCTGGCGAAGAAAACAAATCTGTTCGTCAGCTTCCTCGCTGCAAGCGCCACTGCCGCTGCTTGTTTGACATCGTCGGCCATGGACAAGTCAAGAGAAAGCAATGGAAAAAAATGACGCCCTTCGTACTTCCGCTTGCACTCCTCCTACGCCCCGTGCATGCATCTGGTCAGTAAGCTGGCCAGCCATGGTTGTGCTGATGGCTGCAACTCGAGTCCACAAGGCACTGTTGTCTACACATGCACTGCTCCCGACCGTCGCCCGTGCCTCCGCTCACCGTCCTAGCCGGCTCGCCACTATGCGCCTATGTCAGGCCAAGCAGTAGCCAAGCCATAGCGTCGGCCAATATTCTGTTTCGCGTTGCTGCGCTCCAGGCGCCGCTGATGcctaggcatgccacctggtctgTTTGTGCGAGCATGGCCATTCATTTTACAAGGCCAGCTAAGAACGTCCATGTTGCAACTTCTATGAAATAGCTATGCACCTAATTTATGTCGTTGTAAATGAGTACCAACCAAACACGTCAAAGTATTCTCAATACTTCAAAATACTTTGATATGTGAAAACTGTGGTATCTAGTACCTATAGTTTAAAATACTGCAGTTTTCCAATACTACAGTTTTTGCAATACCTTGTTGTCAAACACAGCCTAAGGTTAGAGTGAAGAAAAAGTTACATGCATGCACAAGATGGTTCATCTATCGTTAGAATCCATCTGCTTAACTATTACTATAACATTTTTTTATTGCACAAGTGTAATCCTTGATTTAATAATATAAGTAAATGACCACACGACATGTCACAGGTCATCATATGACGATTTTTACTAAATGTAGTGCATGATCATATCATATAGAACAGTAATGAATTATCTTGTGCAACGGAATGCAGGGCGGTAGACGTGGGAAGAATTGGGCCAAAACAGTGCAAAAGGAATGGAAAATTTTAGAGAATGACTTACCAGGTATGTGAATGCATGTGGAAATACATAATGCATGGTTACAAATGAATAGCTAACTTTTCAATGTGCAGAAACCATCTATGTGCAAGCGTTTGAGGACCGCATGGACCTGCTCCGGCTGGTGATGGTCGGCGCGAGCGGGACACCGTACAATCACGGGCTATTTTTCTTCGACTTGCAGCTGCCACCGTCCTACCCGGTTGCGCCACCGCAAGTGTACTACCACTCCTTCGGTCTGCGCCTCAATCCCAACCTCTACGAGTCTGGTACCGTGTGTCTGAGCCTGCTCGGCACATTCGACGGTGAGGGCACTGAGTTATGGTCGCCGGCAACGTCGAGCCTCCTCCAAGTTGTTGTCTCCATCCAGGGTCTCGTCCTCAATGCCCAACCATACTACAACGAGGCCGGATATAAGGCCCTAGTCGGCAAACGGGAGGGCCATCGCAATGCATTGCCCTATAGTGAGAATGCTTACCTGCTCACCCTCCGGACCATGCTCCACCTTATGCGCCGGCCACCTCAGGGTTTTGAGAAATTCGTCAAGGAACACTTCCGCTGCCGCGGAAGGTTTGTGCTCAGGACATGCAACACATGGTTGCAGGGATGTGTTGTTGGTGATGCCCATGCCACTGAATCAAGTAGGGAGCAACCATGCTCGGCCGGGTTAAGGCTTGCACTCGCCAATGTGGTACCGAGCCTCATCGCCGCCTTCACAGAGATTGGCGCCGAGGGGTGCGACTAGTTTCACTAGCTGCGAATCCCACTGCCATGTGTGTTCTCACCACCACTCACCAGATAGATGAGTGTGTGAAGGCGGTGGTCTTGTAGTTGCTCATATTTTCTGTAATACAACAATTAACTGTGTGCTTTCCTTTATATTTTGTTTGAAAAGGAAGCGGTAATACATACCATTTGTGGACTAAATCAATTATCTATCGATAAAGTTTATTTGTCAAACCAACCTGACCGGCCCACGTAGCATAAAATTGCAATTTATCGTGTTCAACAAGATAAGCACATGGCAAAACCAACGAAATACCTTGTCAGAAAAATGAAAACTGGAACAGCAAGTATGTACGTAATGCATATATAATTACTTACAGTAGCAAGATTTAGTTGTCTAGCACTTCTTGATGCTCGCCCTATGTAGCATCCACGGTTCTGGCTTGTACTGTGAAACAGAAATTGGCTTCTCAAGCTTGTCTTTATTGTTTTGGGGGTTCCTCTATAAACTCAATGTTAGTAGCTCATTGTCCAAACTAAGAGCTTTGTTTCAAAAATGGGCAGCAACATACAACACCACTGATGTACTTGTGTCCTCAATTAAAGTACCATCCGTTTATGAATATAAGTCCAGTTAGATATTTCAATACGAACTACATATGAacgtatatagacatattttaaaatgtagaaaattcatttattttgctccgtacgtagttcatattgaaatctttAAAAGTTCTTCTATTTAGGGAATGGAGGGGGTAGTAGTCATCATCAACATTTCCCGTGATGCTGCAAGCAGCGGCAACTTTGCTACTACTTCCACCAACTTAACAAATAGACTTGGGTTTGTACTTGCGAAAAATCATGAGAAAGGTGTAGCTGCTCCCGGGTGTAGGTGCACCCGCATGAACAGTACAcatgaaaaaaacagaaaataaattgAAAAAATCTGATTCTTTTTTTACATCATACTAGATCAAAAAATTTAGTTTTATGTAAAATTTCATGACCAAATAACATTCGAGGAGGCCTCACCAAAAAAAAAACAAATCACTGCTCAAAAGTGAACAAAACTTTGAGCACTGATTTTGTTATTTTTGGTGAGGGCTCCTCGAATGTTATTTGATCACGACATTTTGCAAGAAGCTAAAACTTTTGATCTAGTTTGATGTCccaaaaattcagattttttttgtttttttcagTGTATTGTTCATGCGGGTGTAGGTGCATCCGGGAGTAGAAAATTCAGTCCCAAAAATCATAGAGGCACGCCAGTGCAGGCGCACGCACCTAGGGAGCTGTCTACAGTAATTGGTGTTCGTCGAGATCCGAAACTTGTTTGGGCCGGAATTTCCTGAAAATGAGATGAAAACTAGGAATCCTGTCAATATGACAAAATATACTGGTATTAACACTTCGTCCAACTGCTCCCTACGTCCATGTTCATTGTATATTGTCTTCATCTTTCCGTCAAGTTCAATTCGTTCTTTATTCTTCCTCAATTGTTTCTTTTTTAATTGTGTTTCCATCCATTATTACTGTTCAACTTCTTCTTCCTCGGTGCATTGATATCTACTCCAGTGTCACCTTGTACTAGTCGTATGTTTCATTCGATGTGCGTTCTTTCTTACACTCATTTGATTGCCTTCATTTCAAGTTTGTCCAATTAGCTTCTTCCTATTATGTGCCATTGCAAATACATGGCATGCTTCAACGCATTGCAAATTCATAGACTCTTTATTTGATTTCCTTATTGTGGTACGACATGTCATGCCATCTTGgacaaaatcctcgtttcactgTATATTTTTTTCGCTACAGATACTACTATGATTTTATTCTTCCAACCGCAATGATAGTTCTTTCATTTGATTTATTCTTACTTCTAAGCTAGTGGATCTTGTTTTCTGAAGTTACGTTCTATGAAACCAGCCTTTTGTTTCTTTTCTATCTAATAACGCTTAAAATCCTAAGTTTTTTCTTTGAAACTTGCATTTGTATATACGAAGTTTGGCTCTCTAAAACTCGCCGGACAACAAGATAGTTTTGTTGCTTCGTACTTAATAaatttgtaaaaaaaattatCCTTCCCGCGTCATGCACGTCGTTTCTTCGAGTTATGGAACATTTATTTTTGTCGTGCCAACTCCGCGACGCATGAACTCTTCATTCCTGCTTTCTTCCGCTTGTTGTCTTCGTTTCCAGAAAACCCCcactccccttcttcctcactcgcACTACACCTCGCGAGACTAATCTCCTCATCCGCCACTCTGCCCAAATCTCTAAGCTCGAGGTCGGCCTCCCTCAAACTTGACTTGCAAGTTTCTCCACAAATAGCTCTTCATTTCTATCACAATAAGATGGACTTCACCGATGATGAGAATGGGTAAGTTATTAATTCTAGGATGAAATTTCTAAAAAAAAACTTCCGAGTCTTCAGAGAATCAACATCTTTCTCCCTTTTCTGAAAATACGGGCATTTCGCTTGATAACCATCGAGCAACCAACATTCTGAGATAAACTTGACAAACGACATTAATCCTCACTAACCCCATTGTCAGCAACACCAAAATACTATTGAGGAACATGGCACTTTCACCTTTCGACTGCCATGCGCAATTGCAATACCTAGCTTATAGTGATAGGTTACTCACAAAGGCGTCGCAAGGGCCAGATCAGTAGGGAAGCATGGCGGGGAGCATGATTTCTCTGTTTCTAGCGGCTCTTATTTTTGTGCATTTTTTGGTGGTTTTATTGGGTTACTCTGGTTTTTATATTTATGTTTAAATTAGgaattttttgttttcttgttTTTCTTTATTTAAGAAACACTTTTTACTATATAATATTTTTGTGAAAAAGAATAACATTTTTTTTCTAAAAATGCATGAACACTTTTGGAATTACATTTGTAATTTCCCGAACACTCTTCAAATTTCGTGAATACTTTTTTCAAAATGGTAGATGAACTTTTTTCGAAAAAGTATGTACAGTTTTTAAAATACGAGAACAATTATAAAATTTCTTGAATGTTTTAAAATGCATGAACACCCCTTTAAACTTTCCTGATCACTTTTAAAATTTTCATGAACATTAATTGAAAAGGTGAAAACACTTTAAAAAACATCATTTTGTAATATAAAGAGGGATCTCCCTACGATTTCATTTATCAGAAACAACTAAATCTTTTACAACTACTAAATAGAAAATAAAAGATATCACACACCAGATATCCTAGGGCACCTAACAGCTCAAGCTGGCCATGATCTATCGAAGCTAGAATGGCTGCTGGAGGTTTTGTATCCTTTGGGAGATATTGAGCGAGCTATGTTATTATTCACTTTATGGAGATGTTGGCATAATCGGAATGAGTTGGTACATCATAAAATTCCAGCACCGATGGATGATTTGCGCCAGTATTTATACAGCTACCTTGAGTCGTTAATTGCTATAGCTCAAAATTCTAATTGTGATCCGGTGAAAGGTAAAGCGGTGATATCTTGTGATCCAGCGGTAAATAAGCCATATGAAATATCAAGAATTGTGCCTCCTGCTAAGTGGCTTCCTCCTCCAGTGGGTTGGGTGAAGCTCAATACGGATGGTTCCTGGACTAATGATGGAAGGGCTGGTGCTGGTATGGCGCTTCACGATAATCTAGGCAACATTATTTACTCATCTTGCAGGGAGTTATTTTCATGCTGAGATGCCATTGAAGCAAAAATATGTGCATGCATGAAGCGTTTATCCATTGCTATTCAGCGGACGGAACTTCCAGTTTGTATTGAGATGGATTCACTTATAGCGGCGAATATGTTGAAGGACAAGGACATTGACAGGTCAATCTATGGGTCTTTGGTGGCAGAGATAAAGTACTTGAAGTCTCTTCGAACGACTAGTATTGTTCATATCAAGCGTGGTCAAAATTTAGTTAGTGAGTTTTTAGCTTGTTTTGCTAGAACTGAGAGTAGAACTGTTGTCTGGTTGGGATCAGGACCCCCAGAGGTCATCGATTTATGTAAGCAGGATTGTACATTTGACGCTTGAGTATTATAAGTTTATCCCAAAAAAATAAGCCACCTGAGGTTTCAGATCATCATCAACAGGTACCTAGGAAGACAAGAAGCAACGTTTGAGACGCTGCTTATGCTAATACATGCGACCAACTACCAGACCACAGTGCAAAGTATAAACGTCAGTCATTACAGATATATTAAGCCTGAGCAGACTAGAACAACAAATAACCAAAATTAGCTTCTCCATCATTAGGTTCTTGCACCAACTAACTTCCCAGATCTTCACTGTAGTCGTAGCACACCAAAACGCCAGCCTTGAGATGCACGAAATGCTTCATTTCCTGTTTGGTTTAGCATTCCTACCACCCATTTCAGTTTTCTAGGATTTTCATGTTTATTCTGCAAAACTGTTCAATCATTTAGCCACCTAGCAATCATATTATTGTGGACACAAGGGTCAGTAAATTATGCATTGTCAAATACAGTATTATTTCTCATTTTTCAAATGGTCCGAAAGACCACATACACTCCTGTGAAAATCATATATTTATCATCAGTTCTAAAACTTTTCAGTAAAGTGTTAAGCAAAGCCTCAGTATTGTCAGCTATATCAAGCAAATTGAATGAACATTTTATAATGTTCCATCACATTCTAGCCCAGGAACATTTCATGAAAAGATGATCAATAGATTCATCTAAACGACACAAGAGCCAACCACATAAAAAACTTATCTCTCTGAGGAACTTTTGTTTTCCACGTAAATCTGTGGGAAATATTAATACCAGTTCAATCAGTTTTCTATAATAAGATTTAACAGAGTAAAAAACCATTTTTGTTTCAAGGTCCACCTAATAGTATCCTTTTCATCAACGAGGGTAATATCAGCACACTGAATCAAATTACAGTGATTCCCCGAGAAGGATCCTTTTGAAATGTATTAGGTCAAATCCTTTTCCGAGCATCAGCTAACGATAAGTTTTTGTCAAAGCAACTGTTATATATTCTAGGAAAATTGTATTGGAGTAGTTTATCTCCCAACCCGCAATATCTTCCTGAAATCTATCCCCTTTTCACTCTTTTAGAAacatcatgaacattttaaaATTTACCCGCAAAAAACATTTTAAAATTACGTAAACATTTGTTTatatctctactattaaagggggATCGAACGTCGTGATGGTTTGACCTTCGATCCCCCTGCCTCCACCTTGTTCGATAACCCAGTACGTGAAAAAAAATCTCCTCCCATGATCCTACCCATCCCCgcacgaaagaaaaaaaataaaacaacCCACGTACGCACGTCCCACCGCCCACTCCCTTACCCCATCTCCCTCGATCCCGTGGCCCTATCGCCGCCCGGGCGACCCGCGCAAGCTTCAACCGGTCGTCCGGCCACAATCGTTTCCCAAAGAAAAAACATCTCCGCTCGCCTCGTCCCAGCTGCCACCGCTCCCCTGCCCTTCCCCCGcccccactagtagaaaaaggcccatttgtcccggttcataaggcccatctgtcccggttgcggaactgggactaaagggtcgttactaatgccctaggcctttagtcccggttcttatactaaccgggacagatgggccacCACGTGGCCGCTCTGGCGAGTCCAGGCacgagggcctttggtcccggttggtagcaccaaccgggaccaataagcttccacgcgtcagcatttcaggggcTGTTTTTTTAAAGGAGGTGGTTCAggggttttgggggttaatttaggttgGTATAGGTAGCTAATAGAGAGATGTGTCCTCTTTTATCTCTGTGCTACTGCTATTGCTATGCCTAAACATGACTTAGATTGAAgtgaggcaacatgtggtgcatgtcgaaagtaatactaatcctaacttgatcaagtttggattgtactactttcgacatgcaccacatgcatgttgccatcacttcaatccaatccatgttcatttcacccgctgatatataataactcttcatgctcgcatcatgcatcatcatatataataacaagtctactaatcatcatcatacaacttctacttgttattaataacaagtcatacgatcatcatcctcatagtcatctaaccaaccctacttaattgttcttagcacatgatcatcagtattaggtaggacctaaataccctctttaaggtaaaatagcataaaacaatatagaccctgactctccattatggagaatggagatcatcatgtctccaattcttgcgcttcgcttccttttgcttccaagaacctccttacgactgtccatataTTTTTTTGCATCCTTTGATTTGCATGTCTTCATTCCTTTTAGAAATCTGGTATGAACAGTTGAGATTcataggatgacctggctgtatgttcaaaacattaagactacctttctgatacatcaaatgaggcacacaattttctgggattatctgttgaaaaacatagtaataacttcatagttagcaatgatgtactagtttaagaagtatgcaaaagatgcacgtatgtcgtaatagtaaaaaatcttaccagggtatctccatggtagttaccgtagttcaacacatgcactagtggcacgtattgaccataatgttgaggagtttgattgtagatattgtaattctcaatgtcagtacaaatccgaccagatgatttttctccttgtaagttaattcggagccatcggtgtagtgggttttgtctaccatctcccgcacattctttgaagaatgaaaataagctgtcaatggaaataagctgtcaactatttttaaataaacaatataaatgaGCTAATAACTATgcttgagaaactcacatagcggtagaattggaggcgtatcaaTAAGGACCCAAATGttcatattgtcttgctcgattt contains:
- the LOC125533988 gene encoding probable ubiquitin-conjugating enzyme E2 23, which codes for MDVVATASPNIYTLDLVSFGRGVLDRGLVFPDARVGNISVPVDTFEILRIDDSIVHKSAGDIKVIDRSHLHPGQVVGSASDVGGQIGIVTDVTTVLDLVDFDKSGMATKVIRGMSPSSLWRVRRLSLGDFVVSGPWLGRVVEVSVDVDVLFDDGAVCRVTDAESKTLTRVGDAMDGNHMYRQQENSRFYPGLRVSALDPCSLFKAALWLNGYWNLNRIAGTVVNVKTSTALVYWIASMHYGTDKGLVDASAPPAYQNADDLTFFSAASHCCWGVADACFFREPSSTKIDDANGDAACANDQDADGKEEEGEDVIGHECEAPTADVLRSTKEMDVRFYQKQLRKVFFEGHRRSRRPQVRRHVEVEFPMVVARTRTSVDVLWQDGTRQHGRRSSTVIPFGIVNEHEFFPVEQVVANVLPVDAAGDHIVDDGTRSTKRVGVVRSLHSKDQTVRVSWFKAAVCPDEAREVECDDTVSTYDLKRDSGHSAYYGDIVIRLLPSRSPNDNTAPLRGNTDLSWVGRVIDIPSGYVQVKWGDGNISMVLPNEILVVREEYYMDLWTEMGQWVEDDGVDDAPKEPAVANMDDGLQNPASDSDVEGDNQPAKNTSFLGFAFQSLLQLTGDMVARGKGYLVNRLPIPSSSGSRELSTATKDDSIGAAAMETINAAVARNVVELNGNGHDFAEGKAADATSCCNISLRFPRFDVLQITPPDHHYLDTTDEGGRRGKNWAKTVQKEWKILENDLPETIYVQAFEDRMDLLRLVMVGASGTPYNHGLFFFDLQLPPSYPVAPPQVYYHSFGLRLNPNLYESGTVCLSLLGTFDGEGTELWSPATSSLLQVVVSIQGLVLNAQPYYNEAGYKALVGKREGHRNALPYSENAYLLTLRTMLHLMRRPPQGFEKFVKEHFRCRGRFVLRTCNTWLQGCVVGDAHATESSREQPCSAGLRLALANVVPSLIAAFTEIGAEGCD